From one Marinobacter sp. LV10MA510-1 genomic stretch:
- a CDS encoding CbbQ/NirQ/NorQ/GpvN family protein: MTFYHPVGNEVELFHAAANNGLPVLIKGPTGCGKTRFVRYMAEQLNRPIYTVACHDDLTAADLVGRHLIGPQGTYWQDGPLTRAVREGGICYLDEVVEARKDTTVVLHPLADDRRELPIERTGELLAAAPGFMLVVSYNPGYQSLLKGMKPSTRQRFVSLRFDYPSEEIEQAIVMEESGCDRDLAKQLVSLATALRNLKDHDLEEAASTRLLIHTALLIRAGLPTAVACRAGMIEPLSDDEATVSSLMEVVYAVFGRPDETR, encoded by the coding sequence ATGACGTTTTACCACCCTGTAGGTAATGAAGTTGAACTTTTCCATGCCGCCGCGAATAACGGCCTGCCAGTTCTGATCAAGGGCCCCACAGGCTGTGGCAAAACCCGCTTTGTTCGTTACATGGCCGAACAACTGAACCGGCCGATTTATACCGTCGCCTGCCACGACGACCTGACGGCCGCGGACCTGGTTGGGCGGCATCTGATCGGCCCGCAAGGCACCTACTGGCAAGACGGGCCCTTGACCCGCGCGGTTCGTGAAGGCGGCATTTGTTACCTGGATGAAGTGGTAGAAGCGCGCAAAGACACCACGGTTGTACTGCATCCGCTGGCGGATGACCGCCGCGAGCTGCCGATTGAGCGCACCGGTGAGCTGCTGGCGGCGGCACCGGGCTTTATGCTGGTGGTTTCCTATAACCCGGGTTATCAAAGCCTGCTGAAAGGCATGAAACCAAGCACCCGCCAACGATTTGTATCGCTGCGGTTTGATTACCCTTCGGAGGAGATAGAACAAGCCATCGTGATGGAAGAATCCGGTTGCGACCGCGACCTTGCAAAGCAACTGGTTAGCCTGGCGACAGCGCTGCGCAACCTGAAAGACCACGACCTGGAAGAAGCCGCATCCACGCGGTTGCTTATTCACACAGCTCTGCTGATACGGGCAGGTTTGCCAACAGCGGTCGCCTGCCGCGCGGGCATGATCGAGCCGCTTTCAGACGACGAAGCAACAGTCAGTTCATTGATGGAGGTGGTATATGCAGTATTCGGGCGCCCAGACGAAACCCGCTAG
- a CDS encoding cytochrome C oxidase subunit IV family protein: protein MLTVYFALMICTALPVIALKAGIGPEFLAWLVFGMVIVKSLLLVDHFMEMKNAPRGWRLAAQLWAPVVIVAVAGFHAIT from the coding sequence ATGCTGACGGTTTATTTTGCTCTGATGATTTGCACGGCTTTACCGGTCATTGCACTTAAGGCAGGTATAGGCCCTGAATTTCTGGCCTGGCTGGTTTTCGGGATGGTGATCGTGAAATCCTTGCTGCTGGTGGATCACTTCATGGAGATGAAGAATGCACCCCGTGGGTGGCGGTTGGCGGCTCAACTATGGGCGCCGGTGGTAATTGTTGCGGTTGCGGGATTTCATGCGATTACGTGA
- a CDS encoding cytochrome c oxidase subunit 3: MTGLIGEPEPDCHQLPGDIAVWLFIFAELAVFGIMLIGFAVARSLDPATFHAGRDLLHPWIGLLNTAALITSSYLVATAVHQFREKLSGVQWRLWLAVAVSCIYTVGKLYEYVDLYSQGYNLGTDTFFMFYFFLTFFHFMHVILGQIVLIVLAVKIGNGDDDGSDMNGMESGASYWHMVDLVWLVIFPVFYVMA, encoded by the coding sequence ATGACAGGTCTGATTGGTGAGCCAGAGCCCGATTGCCATCAGCTTCCCGGCGATATCGCCGTATGGCTATTCATTTTCGCCGAGCTGGCGGTATTCGGAATCATGCTCATCGGTTTCGCCGTGGCGCGCAGCCTCGACCCAGCCACCTTCCACGCCGGCCGCGATCTTCTGCACCCCTGGATCGGGCTGCTGAATACCGCTGCACTGATCACCTCCAGCTATCTGGTCGCGACTGCCGTTCACCAGTTTCGTGAAAAGCTCTCCGGCGTGCAGTGGCGCCTGTGGCTGGCGGTTGCGGTCTCCTGCATTTACACGGTTGGCAAACTTTATGAATACGTGGATCTGTACAGCCAGGGCTATAATCTGGGCACAGATACCTTCTTCATGTTTTATTTCTTCCTGACCTTTTTCCACTTTATGCACGTGATACTGGGGCAGATTGTTTTGATTGTGCTTGCCGTAAAAATAGGCAACGGAGACGACGATGGCTCTGACATGAACGGCATGGAATCTGGTGCCTCTTATTGGCACATGGTGGATCTGGTATGGCTGGTTATATTTCCGGTGTTTTACGTAATGGCCTAG
- a CDS encoding nitric oxide reductase activation protein NorD, giving the protein MEEWVGYKWHEYITRQALGEFPEHAVYLKDEARSLGIVFRAFGGDPALSLVTAEPRHFRLRRRFLHKIAGTHRKFELAWRDEQNLRLPEKVAKFPSKRLNRELYIWLAALAANPAPADSDWFTGNQALVQDVIARWPGLESVYQRLVKQVLRWRPDPEGLSAEEAIREQAIRQALIHPGSVPALPAAGTDPWPVILWLYPALEQGKANGPVTGDEDTQSSPGGLTKKNKRRQAERVEAFDRDQGLMIFRLESLFSWTDFIPVDRAGDDTKEEDAEAVADDMDMISVSNDRKETSSSIKFDLDLPSEEHDDLRLGPGIHLPEWDWRSQSYREAFCCVQPMLAKDVKPAELPEELRRSAKLLQRQFSALKPLKQWQKRQLDGDELDLDACLEREVQNRRGQGAIDQKLFRRCQQSQRDLACLVLADVSLSTETYINNHQRVIDIARDGLQLLSEALQASRDPFALFAFSSRRRDHVRFHHLKGFDEAYTSTIRGRIQALEPGFYTRMGAAIRQATKLLEARHEQQKVLLLLTDGKPNDLDIYEGRYGVEDTRMAVQEAIKAGLTPFCVTIDDDASEYLPYVFGSNNYVVIRDPAQLPLQLPKLYLNLTQ; this is encoded by the coding sequence ATGGAAGAATGGGTCGGCTACAAGTGGCACGAATACATTACCCGCCAGGCTCTGGGGGAATTCCCCGAGCACGCCGTTTATCTAAAAGACGAAGCCCGCAGCCTCGGCATTGTGTTCCGCGCCTTCGGCGGCGATCCGGCGCTCAGCCTGGTGACGGCAGAACCCAGGCACTTTCGACTGCGCCGACGGTTTTTGCACAAAATTGCCGGAACACACCGTAAATTTGAGCTGGCCTGGCGGGATGAACAAAATCTGCGCCTGCCGGAAAAAGTGGCTAAATTCCCGTCCAAACGCCTGAACCGCGAACTCTATATATGGCTGGCCGCACTCGCAGCTAACCCGGCTCCGGCTGATAGTGACTGGTTTACCGGCAATCAGGCGCTGGTTCAGGATGTGATTGCGCGTTGGCCGGGGCTGGAAAGTGTTTACCAGCGCCTGGTGAAACAGGTTCTGCGCTGGCGCCCGGATCCAGAAGGCCTCTCGGCCGAGGAAGCCATCCGTGAACAGGCGATCCGCCAGGCGCTTATCCATCCGGGCAGTGTTCCTGCCCTGCCCGCTGCTGGAACGGATCCCTGGCCGGTCATTCTTTGGTTATACCCGGCGCTGGAACAAGGAAAAGCTAACGGACCGGTAACCGGCGATGAAGACACTCAATCCAGCCCCGGAGGGCTGACCAAGAAGAACAAGCGCCGCCAGGCAGAGCGCGTGGAAGCCTTCGACCGCGATCAGGGGCTGATGATTTTCCGCCTGGAAAGTCTGTTTTCCTGGACCGACTTCATTCCGGTTGACCGAGCGGGTGACGACACCAAAGAGGAAGACGCCGAGGCCGTTGCAGACGACATGGACATGATCTCTGTGTCCAATGACCGCAAGGAGACGTCGTCGTCTATCAAGTTTGACCTGGATCTGCCCTCGGAAGAACACGACGACCTGCGCCTTGGCCCGGGTATTCATTTACCGGAGTGGGACTGGCGCAGCCAGAGCTATCGGGAAGCCTTCTGCTGCGTGCAGCCTATGCTGGCAAAAGACGTTAAGCCTGCGGAGCTTCCGGAAGAGTTGCGGCGGTCCGCCAAACTTCTTCAGCGCCAGTTCAGCGCGCTAAAGCCCCTCAAACAGTGGCAAAAAAGGCAGCTGGACGGAGACGAGCTGGACCTGGACGCCTGCCTGGAACGGGAGGTTCAAAACCGGCGCGGCCAGGGCGCGATCGATCAGAAGCTGTTTCGCCGCTGCCAACAAAGCCAGCGCGATCTCGCCTGCCTGGTGCTGGCGGATGTGTCGCTGTCAACCGAGACCTATATAAACAACCATCAACGGGTCATCGACATTGCCCGGGACGGTCTGCAACTGCTCAGCGAAGCCCTACAGGCCAGCCGCGATCCCTTCGCCCTGTTTGCATTTTCATCACGACGGCGTGACCACGTGCGCTTCCATCACCTGAAGGGTTTTGATGAAGCTTATACCAGCACCATTCGGGGCCGGATTCAGGCGCTGGAACCGGGTTTTTATACCCGCATGGGCGCCGCCATTCGCCAAGCCACCAAATTGCTGGAGGCCCGCCACGAACAACAAAAGGTTCTGCTGCTGCTGACCGATGGCAAACCCAATGATCTGGATATCTATGAAGGCCGCTACGGTGTTGAAGACACACGAATGGCGGTACAGGAAGCCATCAAAGCTGGCTTGACGCCGTTTTGCGTCACCATTGATGACGATGCCAGCGAGTACCTGCCCTATGTGTTCGGCAGCAACAATTACGTGGTAATCCGCGACCCGGCACAACTGCCCTTGCAGCTGCCCAAGCTCTACCTGAACCTGACACAGTGA
- a CDS encoding 4Fe-4S binding protein, whose product MTVQQANPKDTLQDKRLITRAAFFGLFLLAPVLNIFRYDLTETRFVLLGFPLSFNLNLDWVVQSSPVDVASQILLWFILPILVLVPLVLWVAWKWGRIYCGWLCPHFSVVETINQLMTRITGRPTLWEALKKGRRGKVIHWAGLTLVCGLIGFSWALALLSYLLPPIPLYTDLITGNLAFYPGIFLAAATTAFTLDFLFARHLFCKYGCVFGVVQSVAWMAHGRGQLVTFDTSRAAACRDCTKACDEACPMRLPTRSHKRAKFSCTQCLQCVSACREVQKNNPEGSLLHWQPGEPSRQTVLIPSHQLDSKPARPRA is encoded by the coding sequence GTGACCGTGCAGCAAGCAAATCCCAAAGACACACTCCAGGACAAGCGGCTGATCACCCGCGCTGCCTTCTTTGGGTTGTTCCTGCTGGCACCGGTACTGAATATCTTTCGCTATGACCTGACGGAAACCCGATTTGTATTGCTCGGTTTTCCGCTCTCGTTCAATCTGAATCTCGACTGGGTGGTGCAAAGTTCTCCTGTGGACGTCGCCAGCCAGATACTGCTGTGGTTCATTCTTCCCATTCTGGTGCTGGTTCCCCTTGTACTCTGGGTTGCCTGGAAGTGGGGACGAATATACTGCGGCTGGCTGTGCCCGCATTTCTCTGTGGTGGAAACCATCAACCAACTGATGACACGTATTACCGGCCGCCCGACACTCTGGGAAGCCCTTAAAAAAGGCCGCCGCGGCAAGGTTATACACTGGGCGGGCTTGACCCTGGTTTGCGGCCTGATTGGTTTTTCCTGGGCCCTCGCTCTGCTTTCTTACCTACTGCCACCTATTCCGTTATATACGGACTTGATCACTGGCAACCTGGCGTTTTACCCGGGTATTTTTCTGGCCGCCGCAACCACGGCCTTCACGCTGGACTTTCTGTTTGCCCGCCATCTTTTTTGCAAATACGGTTGCGTGTTCGGCGTCGTACAGAGTGTTGCCTGGATGGCCCATGGCCGCGGGCAGCTAGTGACCTTTGACACCAGCCGCGCCGCGGCCTGCCGCGACTGCACAAAAGCCTGCGACGAGGCCTGCCCTATGCGCCTGCCTACTCGCAGCCACAAACGCGCAAAATTTTCCTGCACCCAGTGCCTGCAATGCGTAAGCGCCTGCCGTGAGGTGCAAAAAAACAACCCAGAAGGCAGCCTGCTGCATTGGCAACCGGGCGAGCCCAGCCGGCAGACTGTTCTGATCCCCAGCCACCAGCTTGACAGCAAACCCGCCAGACCGCGGGCTTAA
- a CDS encoding cbb3-type cytochrome c oxidase subunit I — MKFESQRVAMPYFIFALILFAGQILFGLILGLQYVVGDFLFPEIPFNVARMVHTNLLIVWLLFGFMGATYYLVPEEAQTEIYSPLLAWILFWVFAVAGTLTILGYLFVDYATLAEVTMNKLWPTMGREFLEQPTITKIGMALVFIGFLFNILMTALKGRKTVVNIILITGLIGLTVLWMFSFYNPENLTTDKYYWWFVIHLWVEGVWELIMGAILAFVLIKITGVDREVIEKWLYVIIAMALITGIIGTGHHFFWIGAPEYWLWLGSVFGALEPLPFFMMVLFAFTMINRRKRNHPNKAATLWAMGTAVMAFLGAGVWGFLHTLAPVNYYTHGSQITAAHGHMAFYGAYVMIVLTIISYAMPIMRGRPYGNSNEAQVVEMWGFWLMTISMVFITLFLTGAGILQIWLQRMPESGEALSFMVTQDKIAVFYWARLIAGCFFSGGLVVYFCSFFIKGQASFDEEARGPVLQDA, encoded by the coding sequence ATGAAATTCGAGTCTCAACGGGTCGCCATGCCCTACTTCATCTTTGCCTTGATTCTGTTTGCCGGCCAAATCCTATTTGGTCTGATTCTGGGCCTGCAATACGTGGTGGGTGATTTTCTGTTCCCGGAAATACCCTTCAACGTTGCCCGGATGGTTCACACCAATCTGCTGATCGTCTGGCTGTTGTTCGGCTTTATGGGTGCAACCTATTATCTGGTACCGGAAGAAGCGCAAACCGAGATATACAGCCCGCTGCTTGCGTGGATTCTGTTCTGGGTGTTTGCCGTTGCCGGCACGCTGACCATTCTGGGTTACCTGTTTGTGGATTACGCCACGCTGGCGGAAGTCACCATGAACAAACTGTGGCCCACTATGGGCCGGGAGTTTCTGGAACAACCCACGATTACCAAAATAGGCATGGCTCTGGTGTTCATCGGGTTTTTGTTCAACATCCTGATGACCGCCCTCAAAGGCCGCAAAACCGTGGTCAATATTATACTGATCACCGGTCTGATCGGCCTGACCGTGCTCTGGATGTTCTCCTTCTACAACCCCGAAAACCTGACCACCGACAAGTACTACTGGTGGTTCGTAATACACCTGTGGGTTGAAGGCGTATGGGAACTGATCATGGGCGCCATCCTGGCCTTCGTGCTGATCAAAATCACCGGCGTAGATCGGGAAGTCATCGAGAAGTGGCTGTACGTCATCATTGCCATGGCGCTGATTACCGGCATCATCGGCACCGGCCACCACTTCTTCTGGATCGGGGCACCCGAGTATTGGTTGTGGCTGGGCTCTGTGTTCGGGGCACTGGAACCCCTGCCGTTCTTTATGATGGTGCTGTTTGCCTTCACTATGATCAACCGGCGCAAGCGTAACCATCCCAATAAGGCAGCAACTCTGTGGGCTATGGGTACCGCTGTGATGGCTTTTCTGGGCGCAGGCGTGTGGGGCTTTCTGCATACGCTGGCACCGGTAAACTACTACACCCACGGCAGTCAGATCACTGCGGCCCATGGCCATATGGCGTTCTACGGCGCCTATGTGATGATCGTGCTCACCATCATTTCCTACGCCATGCCAATCATGCGGGGCCGGCCTTACGGCAACAGCAACGAGGCCCAGGTGGTGGAAATGTGGGGATTCTGGTTGATGACCATCTCCATGGTGTTCATCACTCTGTTCCTGACGGGTGCAGGCATACTGCAAATCTGGCTACAACGTATGCCAGAAAGCGGTGAAGCATTGTCGTTTATGGTCACCCAGGACAAGATCGCGGTGTTTTACTGGGCGCGCCTGATCGCTGGCTGCTTCTTTTCAGGCGGATTGGTGGTGTACTTCTGCAGCTTCTTTATCAAGGGACAGGCGTCCTTTGATGAAGAAGCTCGTGGCCCTGTACTTCAGGACGCGTAA
- a CDS encoding c-type cytochrome, with protein MAERFTKSMARNIYLGGSTFFILLFLVLTFDTQSRAMPERDNRDQLTEQVVNGKHIWENNNCVGCHSIMGEGAYFAPELANVFDRRGAGNSDVFKAYMNAWMNAMPTKAPGRRQMPQFNLTDQEIEDLASFLEWTSKIDDNGWPPNIEG; from the coding sequence ATGGCCGAACGCTTTACCAAAAGCATGGCCAGAAACATCTATCTGGGAGGAAGCACTTTCTTCATCCTGCTGTTTCTGGTTCTGACTTTTGACACTCAATCGCGGGCGATGCCCGAGCGGGATAACCGGGACCAGCTCACCGAGCAGGTTGTTAATGGCAAACACATTTGGGAAAACAACAACTGCGTCGGCTGCCACTCCATTATGGGCGAAGGCGCTTACTTTGCACCGGAACTGGCCAACGTATTCGACCGCCGCGGCGCCGGCAACAGCGACGTGTTCAAGGCGTACATGAACGCCTGGATGAACGCCATGCCTACCAAAGCACCCGGCCGCCGGCAAATGCCGCAATTCAACCTGACAGACCAGGAAATCGAAGATCTGGCATCGTTCCTCGAGTGGACGTCCAAGATTGACGATAACGGCTGGCCACCCAACATCGAAGGCTAA
- a CDS encoding cation diffusion facilitator family transporter, which produces MACGCSGPVLKSPAPGFRRALWIALWVNLAMFFVEGAASLQSGSVSLMADAIDFFGDSANYILSLSVLSLGMLWRGRAAMVKGITMTAFGIVVWARALWVMEQGVIPEPFTMGTIGLLALIANLSVVLHARIDISEAKSPTGANVKTVFR; this is translated from the coding sequence ATGGCGTGCGGTTGTTCTGGTCCAGTACTAAAATCCCCGGCTCCGGGTTTTCGTCGCGCACTGTGGATCGCCCTTTGGGTTAATCTGGCCATGTTTTTTGTGGAAGGTGCTGCCAGTTTGCAATCTGGCTCCGTTTCCCTGATGGCAGACGCCATCGACTTCTTTGGCGATAGCGCCAACTACATTCTGTCACTTTCCGTTCTGTCCCTCGGCATGCTCTGGCGCGGGCGCGCGGCCATGGTGAAAGGTATTACCATGACGGCGTTCGGCATTGTGGTGTGGGCCCGTGCGCTTTGGGTGATGGAACAGGGCGTTATCCCCGAACCCTTTACCATGGGCACCATTGGCCTGCTGGCCCTGATAGCCAACCTGAGCGTTGTACTCCACGCTCGAATCGATATTTCTGAGGCCAAAAGCCCCACTGGCGCCAACGTGAAGACGGTGTTCCGCTAA
- a CDS encoding MerR family DNA-binding protein yields the protein MLLKPDRDASGYRVYGNAHLNRLLFIKRCRNLDMTQDEIRELIRLSENPEADCYEVDALLARHLNHVRDRLNELANLETALQQLQRACSKTGTVEQCGIMGGAEFRVGRPVWQQHRPAQSRARNSQTR from the coding sequence TTGCTGCTAAAGCCGGATCGGGACGCCAGCGGTTACCGCGTTTATGGTAACGCACACCTGAACCGCCTTTTGTTCATCAAACGTTGCCGTAACCTTGATATGACTCAGGACGAAATTCGGGAGTTAATTCGGCTGTCCGAAAACCCCGAAGCAGACTGCTATGAAGTTGACGCCCTTCTGGCTCGTCACCTGAACCACGTGCGCGACCGGTTGAATGAACTCGCAAACCTTGAAACGGCTCTGCAGCAACTGCAACGGGCCTGCTCAAAAACAGGCACCGTTGAGCAGTGCGGCATTATGGGGGGGGCTGAGTTCAGAGTTGGGCGACCTGTCTGGCAACAACACAGACCAGCGCAATCACGTGCCCGGAACTCACAAACCAGGTAG
- a CDS encoding cryptochrome/photolyase family protein, translating to MANLILILADQLTPGLSALEGADRDTDRIVMAEVHSEANYANHHKKKLILLFSAMRHFASQLEADGYSVHYQRYHPDNTAQSLEQVMAEQIKAHQPERIITTECGEWRLHDIISQWHKTLGVTTEIRPDSRFIATKQEFADWAEGRKQLRMEYFYREMRRKTGLLMTPEQKPEGGEWNYDAENRRKWTGKPPAPAPFRIEPDAVTQEVIEMVEEHFSDHFGSSEDFHFAVTAADAEQAMEHFIDYALPCFGDYQDAISDHEDWLFHSILSPYINCGLLDPLMVCEQAAQAWYAGRAPINAVEGFIRQIVGWREFVRGIYWLHMPEYARNNQLGNDRALPGFYWTGDTRMRCMHKAIDGTRRNGYAHHIQRLMVTGNFALLAGITPDEICDWYLAVYVDAYDWVELPNVLGMVMHADGGYLGSKPYAASGKYIQRQSDHCSNCHYKVAKATEDDACPFNSLYWHFIDRHRDQFAKNPRMTMMYRNWEKQKPERRDALLKRANYLLDNLDSL from the coding sequence ATGGCTAACCTGATTTTGATTCTCGCAGACCAGCTAACGCCAGGCCTGAGCGCTCTGGAGGGCGCCGATCGCGATACCGACCGCATCGTTATGGCGGAAGTTCACAGCGAAGCCAACTACGCCAACCACCACAAGAAAAAACTGATACTGCTGTTCAGCGCCATGCGCCATTTTGCCAGCCAGCTCGAAGCCGACGGCTACAGCGTGCATTACCAGCGCTATCACCCGGATAACACGGCGCAAAGCCTGGAACAGGTGATGGCCGAGCAGATAAAGGCCCACCAACCCGAACGCATTATTACCACCGAGTGCGGTGAGTGGCGCCTGCACGACATTATCAGCCAATGGCATAAAACCCTGGGCGTAACCACAGAAATTCGCCCGGACAGCCGTTTTATTGCCACTAAACAAGAATTTGCCGACTGGGCCGAAGGCCGCAAACAGCTGCGCATGGAATATTTCTACCGGGAAATGCGGCGCAAAACCGGGCTACTGATGACCCCGGAACAAAAGCCCGAAGGCGGCGAATGGAACTACGACGCCGAAAACCGCCGCAAATGGACGGGCAAACCGCCGGCGCCCGCGCCGTTTCGGATTGAACCGGATGCCGTCACCCAAGAAGTCATCGAGATGGTTGAAGAACACTTCAGCGACCATTTCGGCAGCAGCGAGGATTTCCATTTTGCAGTAACCGCCGCCGACGCCGAGCAAGCTATGGAACACTTCATCGATTACGCCCTGCCCTGTTTTGGCGATTATCAAGACGCGATATCTGACCACGAAGACTGGCTGTTCCATTCCATATTGTCGCCCTATATTAACTGTGGCCTGCTAGACCCACTTATGGTGTGCGAGCAAGCGGCGCAAGCCTGGTACGCCGGGCGGGCGCCCATCAACGCGGTGGAAGGGTTTATTCGTCAAATCGTCGGCTGGCGCGAGTTTGTGCGCGGTATTTACTGGCTGCACATGCCCGAGTACGCCCGCAACAACCAGCTGGGCAATGACCGCGCCCTGCCCGGATTTTACTGGACCGGCGACACCCGCATGCGCTGCATGCACAAAGCCATTGATGGCACCCGCCGTAATGGCTACGCCCACCACATTCAGCGCTTGATGGTGACCGGCAACTTCGCCCTGCTGGCCGGTATTACGCCCGATGAAATTTGCGACTGGTATCTGGCGGTGTATGTGGATGCCTACGACTGGGTGGAACTGCCCAACGTGCTGGGCATGGTGATGCACGCCGACGGCGGTTATTTAGGCTCAAAACCCTACGCCGCCAGCGGCAAGTACATTCAGCGCCAGTCTGACCATTGCAGCAACTGCCATTACAAAGTGGCCAAAGCCACCGAAGACGACGCCTGCCCCTTCAACTCGCTGTACTGGCACTTTATTGACCGCCACCGTGATCAGTTCGCTAAAAATCCGCGCATGACTATGATGTATCGCAACTGGGAAAAACAAAAACCGGAGCGCCGCGACGCTCTGCTGAAACGCGCCAACTATTTGCTGGACAACCTGGACAGCCTGTAA
- the hemN gene encoding oxygen-independent coproporphyrinogen III oxidase produces MASTTALPSSDTIILPEFTWDDALIRRYDLSGPRYTSYPTAVEFNQTYPINDMVQAAARSKATGRPLSLYTHIPFCAHLCYYCACNKVITKKRNNAQPYVQRLLKEAAMQAELFGAHRPVKQLHLGGGTPTFLPRDVMRELMHGYGELFNLQTDGSHDYSIEIDPREVDEDTLSTLWELGFNRISLGVQDINPEVQKAVNRIQPKEMTRGVLDEARRLGFGSINLDLIYGLPYQTPDSFAATLEEVIDMSPDRLSVFSYAHLPERFYPQTRLKGDTMPTPQQKLTILHNTINRLLDAGYEYIGMDHFAKPDDSLALAQRAGRLHRNFQGYTTHSDCDLVSLGVSAIGQTDDAYFQNNHDLPSWEAAIDAGQLAITKGVNLTRDDRLRRWVIGQLICQFRLDRQQFTAEWNEDFDQYFADELSRLKQMVADELIADNGRVLQVQPAGRLLIRAICQIFDAYRKEGATQRFSRII; encoded by the coding sequence ATGGCTTCCACAACCGCACTTCCGTCTTCTGACACCATTATTCTGCCCGAATTTACCTGGGACGACGCGCTGATTCGCCGCTACGACCTGAGCGGCCCGCGCTATACCTCTTACCCTACGGCGGTGGAATTCAATCAGACGTATCCGATTAACGATATGGTGCAGGCGGCCGCACGCAGCAAGGCCACCGGCCGACCGCTGTCGTTGTACACCCACATCCCGTTTTGCGCGCACCTGTGCTACTACTGCGCGTGCAATAAGGTCATCACCAAAAAGCGTAATAATGCCCAGCCTTATGTGCAGCGCCTGCTAAAAGAAGCGGCCATGCAAGCCGAATTATTCGGTGCTCACCGGCCGGTGAAACAGTTGCATCTGGGTGGTGGAACGCCAACGTTCCTGCCCCGCGATGTGATGCGCGAATTGATGCACGGTTACGGCGAACTGTTCAATCTGCAGACCGATGGCAGTCACGACTACAGTATTGAAATCGATCCCCGTGAAGTGGATGAAGACACCCTTTCCACACTGTGGGAGTTGGGCTTTAACCGTATCAGCCTGGGCGTGCAGGATATAAATCCCGAGGTGCAAAAAGCGGTCAACCGGATACAGCCTAAGGAAATGACCCGCGGGGTGTTGGATGAAGCGCGCCGCCTGGGTTTTGGTTCCATTAACCTGGACCTGATTTACGGCCTGCCGTATCAGACCCCGGACAGCTTTGCGGCAACACTGGAAGAAGTGATCGATATGTCGCCTGATCGGCTATCGGTGTTCAGCTACGCCCATCTGCCAGAGCGGTTCTATCCGCAAACACGGCTCAAGGGCGACACCATGCCCACACCGCAGCAGAAGCTGACCATTTTGCACAACACCATTAATCGACTGCTGGATGCCGGTTACGAATACATCGGAATGGACCACTTCGCCAAGCCGGATGACAGCCTGGCGTTGGCCCAGCGCGCCGGTCGCCTGCATCGCAATTTTCAGGGTTACACCACCCACTCGGATTGCGATCTGGTGTCGCTGGGTGTGTCCGCCATTGGCCAGACTGACGATGCGTACTTTCAGAACAACCACGATTTGCCATCCTGGGAGGCCGCGATAGACGCGGGCCAGCTGGCCATCACCAAAGGTGTGAATCTGACCCGTGACGACCGCTTGCGGCGCTGGGTAATCGGCCAGTTAATCTGCCAGTTCCGTCTGGACCGTCAGCAATTTACCGCCGAATGGAACGAAGACTTTGACCAGTATTTTGCCGATGAGCTGTCACGCCTGAAGCAAATGGTGGCAGACGAGTTGATTGCAGATAACGGCCGCGTGCTGCAGGTGCAGCCCGCCGGTCGCCTGCTGATTCGCGCTATCTGTCAGATTTTTGATGCCTATCGCAAAGAAGGCGCCACTCAGCGGTTTTCGCGAATTATCTGA